From Ascaphus truei isolate aAscTru1 chromosome 17, aAscTru1.hap1, whole genome shotgun sequence, the proteins below share one genomic window:
- the LOC142468476 gene encoding histone H2B 1.1, with translation MPEPAKSAPAAKKGSKKAVTKTQKKDGKKRRKSRKESYAIYVYKVLKQVHPDTGISSKAMGIMNSFVNDIFERIAGEASRLAHYNKRSTITSREIQTAVRLLLPGELAKHAVSEGTKAVTKYTSAK, from the coding sequence ATGCCTGAACCAGCCAAGTCTGCGCCAGCTGCCAAGAAGGGCTCTAAGAAAGCCGTGACCAAGACTCAGAAGAAAGATGGGAAGAAGCGTAGGAAGAGCAGGAAGGAAAGTTATGCCATCTACGTGTACAAGGTGCTGAAGCAGGTTCACCCTGACACCGGCATCTCCTCCAAGGCCATGGGCATCatgaactcctttgtgaatgaTATCTTCGAGCGTATCGCAGGGGAAGCGTCTCGCCTGGCTCATTACAACAAGCGCTCAACCATCACTTCCCGGGAGATCCAGACCGCTGTGCGCCTGCTGTTACCGGGAGAGCTGGCCAAGCACGCAGTGTCCGAGGGCACCAAGGCTGTCACCAAGTACACCAGCGCCAAGTAA